The Streptomyces sp. NBC_01775 genome includes a region encoding these proteins:
- a CDS encoding type II secretion system F family protein, with the protein MDSTAQFALGATLVAGVLATVGVLTYASGRARRQALIDRLSGAEGAALALPPGSGRRRRFTNVDRRLRATGLGRRLQAKLAATGLDLTAGEFFVYMAGLVAVLWMLASAVLAPFFGPIAGLVGVFAANAFLNHQRQRRTEQFINQLPELSRILANATSAGLALRTALGMAAEELEAPAGDELTIVTNQLAVGRSIEDALGELAERLPSRELVVLVTTLVLSNRAGGTIVGSLRNLTTTLEERKETRREVRTMLAEVNATAFTIPLLGLGAMLMMNSMMPGALARVTGSPVGQIAMVIAVGLFAAGFFVIRRLGRIEV; encoded by the coding sequence CTGGACTCCACGGCCCAGTTCGCGCTCGGCGCCACCTTGGTGGCCGGAGTGCTCGCCACCGTCGGCGTGCTGACCTACGCCTCCGGACGCGCCCGCCGCCAGGCCCTCATCGACCGGCTCAGCGGCGCCGAGGGAGCCGCGCTCGCGCTGCCGCCCGGCAGCGGCAGACGGCGCCGCTTCACCAATGTCGACCGCAGGCTGCGTGCCACGGGCCTCGGCCGCCGCCTCCAGGCGAAGCTGGCCGCGACCGGACTCGACCTGACGGCGGGCGAGTTCTTCGTCTACATGGCGGGGCTCGTGGCCGTGCTGTGGATGCTGGCCTCCGCCGTGCTGGCCCCCTTCTTCGGGCCCATCGCGGGGCTCGTCGGCGTCTTCGCCGCCAACGCGTTCCTCAACCATCAGCGCCAGCGCCGCACCGAGCAGTTCATCAACCAGCTCCCCGAGCTGTCGCGCATACTCGCCAACGCCACCTCCGCCGGACTCGCGCTCCGTACGGCCCTGGGTATGGCCGCCGAGGAGCTGGAGGCGCCGGCGGGTGACGAGCTGACGATCGTCACCAATCAGCTGGCCGTCGGCCGGTCCATCGAAGACGCGCTGGGCGAGCTGGCCGAACGGCTGCCCTCCCGCGAGCTCGTCGTCCTCGTCACCACCCTCGTCCTGTCCAACCGGGCGGGCGGCACCATCGTCGGCTCGCTGCGCAACCTCACCACCACCCTGGAGGAGCGCAAGGAGACCCGCCGCGAGGTGCGCACCATGCTCGCCGAGGTCAACGCGACGGCCTTCACCATCCCGCTGCTCGGGCTGGGCGCGATGCTGATGATGAACTCGATGATGCCCGGGGCGCTCGCCCGCGTCACCGGCTCACCGGTCGGCCAGATCGCCATGGTCATCGCGGTGGGCCTGTTCGCCGCCGGGTTCTTCGTCATCCGCCGCCTCGGCAGAATCGAGGTGTGA
- a CDS encoding AAA family ATPase, which produces MVTRIQPAVSDPDAARSVVTLLSQLPDSEPVPPAVDSTQLLDALAQQAGESLAELPEVVLVHELIGPLPALELIREIALHFPAVAVVLATQDTSPRLYSAAMDAGARGVTGLPLAYDELAARVAAASSWATGVRRHLGGQDGGYGAGYGSGYGAYGGGVGGPGGGRGGLGTVVTVSGAKGGVGTTLTAVQLALAARASGRETALVDMDLQAGDVASYLDVQFRRSVADLVGIKDITPRVLQDAVYTHESGLGLLLAPGEGERGEEVDERAARQIVGALRARFEVVVVDCGTQMHAANAAAVELADRTVLLTTPDVISVRGAKRMVRLWDRLQVRKAEETVTVVNRASRHTEIQPQLISRIIGTPVARTTVPAQFKELQSALDAGRMQDLDAKGSVRQALWSLAGELGLAAGSQETGGGGTGTGGRRRGRQSRGSGGSAAPGHRSLPAGGGSPGRERERVQRQQALPPGSSASSPPGPPPGPPSNAPPSSPPGSPSRFGSDRGAVAFVRRRLAPPPGEGDRGSLTVEFAGMAPIVLVTLALLWQCVLIGYTFSLAGNAADEAARAATGAAAYGDPQGACVAAAREHLPAKWRDSSSISCSRGDGVWKASVDLKTPIMFPGAAGLPFTVNGEAGAAEEG; this is translated from the coding sequence ATGGTCACCCGTATCCAGCCGGCCGTCAGCGATCCTGACGCGGCCCGCTCGGTCGTCACCCTGCTCAGCCAACTGCCCGACAGCGAGCCCGTGCCGCCCGCGGTCGACTCCACCCAGCTGCTCGACGCCCTCGCCCAGCAGGCCGGTGAGTCGCTCGCCGAGCTGCCCGAAGTGGTGCTCGTCCACGAGCTGATCGGGCCGCTGCCCGCGCTGGAACTGATCCGGGAGATCGCGCTCCACTTTCCCGCCGTCGCCGTCGTCCTCGCCACGCAGGACACCAGCCCCCGGCTGTATTCGGCCGCCATGGACGCCGGGGCGCGCGGTGTGACGGGGCTGCCGCTGGCCTACGACGAGCTGGCCGCCAGGGTCGCCGCGGCCTCGTCCTGGGCCACCGGGGTACGCCGCCACCTGGGCGGCCAGGACGGGGGATACGGGGCGGGCTACGGCTCCGGGTACGGCGCGTACGGGGGCGGTGTGGGCGGGCCCGGCGGCGGGCGGGGCGGCCTGGGCACCGTCGTCACCGTCAGCGGGGCCAAGGGCGGCGTCGGAACCACCCTCACCGCCGTCCAGCTGGCACTGGCGGCGCGCGCCTCCGGCCGGGAGACCGCGCTGGTGGACATGGACCTCCAGGCCGGGGACGTCGCCTCCTACCTGGATGTGCAGTTCCGCAGGTCGGTGGCCGACCTCGTCGGCATCAAGGACATCACCCCGCGCGTGCTCCAGGACGCCGTCTACACGCACGAGTCGGGGCTGGGTCTGCTGCTGGCGCCGGGGGAGGGCGAGCGCGGGGAGGAGGTCGACGAGCGCGCGGCCCGGCAGATCGTCGGCGCCCTGCGGGCCCGCTTCGAGGTCGTCGTGGTCGACTGCGGCACCCAGATGCACGCCGCGAACGCCGCCGCCGTCGAACTGGCGGACCGTACCGTGCTGCTCACCACCCCCGATGTGATCTCCGTACGCGGCGCCAAGCGCATGGTGCGGCTGTGGGACAGGCTCCAGGTCCGCAAGGCGGAGGAGACCGTCACCGTCGTCAACCGCGCCTCCCGGCACACCGAGATCCAGCCGCAGCTCATCTCCCGCATCATCGGCACCCCGGTGGCGCGCACGACGGTGCCCGCCCAGTTCAAGGAGTTGCAGTCCGCGCTGGACGCGGGCCGGATGCAGGACCTGGACGCCAAGGGCAGCGTGCGGCAGGCGCTGTGGAGCCTCGCGGGGGAGCTGGGCCTGGCCGCGGGCTCCCAGGAGACGGGCGGCGGGGGAACGGGAACGGGCGGACGGCGCAGGGGCAGGCAGAGCAGGGGCTCAGGCGGGTCGGCGGCGCCGGGTCACAGATCGCTGCCCGCGGGCGGCGGCTCGCCGGGGCGGGAGCGCGAGCGCGTACAGCGTCAGCAGGCGCTGCCGCCCGGATCCTCGGCGAGCTCCCCGCCCGGCCCGCCGCCCGGTCCCCCGTCCAACGCCCCACCCAGCTCCCCGCCCGGCTCCCCGTCCCGCTTCGGCTCGGACCGGGGCGCCGTCGCCTTCGTGCGCCGCCGCCTGGCACCCCCGCCGGGCGAGGGCGACCGGGGCTCGCTGACCGTGGAGTTCGCGGGCATGGCGCCGATCGTGCTGGTCACCCTGGCGCTGCTGTGGCAGTGCGTGCTGATCGGCTACACCTTCTCCCTCGCGGGAAACGCCGCCGACGAGGCCGCGCGTGCCGCGACCGGCGCCGCCGCCTACGGCGACCCGCAGGGCGCCTGCGTGGCGGCGGCGCGCGAGCACCTGCCCGCCAAGTGGCGCGACAGCTCCTCCATCAGCTGCTCGCGCGGCGACGGGGTGTGGAAGGCCAGCGTCGATCTGAAGACACCGATCATGTTCCCCGGAGCCGCGGGGCTGCCCTTCACGGTCAACGGCGAGGCGGGCGCGGCGGAGGAGGGATGA
- a CDS encoding CpaF family protein: protein MSLRSRIAAHENTGAGSGIPADSTGHLVAAYRTKLLEEIDLAEMSALSPAERRARLERVLGHIISREGPVLATQDRTLLIRRVVDEALGLGVLEPLLEDGSITEIMVNGPDQIFVERGGRVEQVPVRFASEEQLMQTIERIVSTVNRRVDESNPMVDARLPSGERVNVIIPPLSLTGATLTIRRFPRAYTLHELISLGTLDEHMLSLLSGFIRARFNLIVAGGTGSGKTTLLNALSALIPEHERIITVEDAAELQLQQGHVIRLETRPPNVEGKGQITVRDLVRNSLRMRPDRIIVGEVRGGETLDMLQAMSTGHDGSLATVHANSAEDALMRLQTLASMSEVEVPFAALQDQINSAVDVIIQLARLADGSRKIVEISILSSHGRETFQLATASRFDARPMSADGRVHGTFDHLPLPRRSADRLYLAGEPVPPAFGVARSADQLATREAV from the coding sequence ATGAGCCTGCGCTCCCGGATCGCGGCGCACGAGAACACCGGCGCGGGCAGCGGCATCCCCGCCGACAGCACCGGTCACCTGGTGGCGGCCTACCGCACCAAGCTGCTGGAGGAGATCGACCTCGCCGAGATGTCGGCGCTCAGCCCCGCCGAGCGCCGCGCCCGCCTGGAGCGGGTCCTCGGCCACATCATCAGCCGCGAGGGCCCGGTCCTGGCGACCCAGGACCGCACGCTGCTGATCCGGCGCGTGGTGGACGAGGCCCTGGGGCTCGGGGTGCTCGAACCGCTGCTGGAGGACGGCTCCATCACCGAGATCATGGTCAACGGGCCCGACCAGATCTTCGTCGAGCGCGGCGGCCGGGTCGAGCAGGTGCCCGTCCGGTTCGCCTCCGAAGAACAGCTGATGCAGACCATCGAGCGCATCGTCTCCACCGTCAACCGCCGGGTGGACGAGTCCAATCCGATGGTCGACGCCCGGCTGCCCTCCGGCGAGCGGGTCAACGTCATCATCCCGCCCCTGTCGCTGACCGGCGCCACCTTGACCATCCGCCGCTTCCCCCGTGCCTACACGCTGCACGAGCTGATCTCGCTGGGGACGCTGGACGAGCACATGCTCTCGCTGCTGTCCGGCTTCATCCGGGCCCGCTTCAACCTGATCGTCGCCGGTGGCACCGGCAGCGGCAAGACGACCCTCCTCAACGCGCTGTCCGCGCTCATCCCCGAGCACGAGCGGATCATCACCGTCGAGGACGCCGCCGAGCTCCAGCTCCAGCAGGGGCACGTCATCCGCCTGGAGACCCGGCCGCCCAACGTCGAGGGCAAGGGCCAGATCACCGTCCGCGACCTGGTGCGCAACTCCCTGCGCATGCGGCCCGACCGCATCATCGTCGGCGAGGTGCGCGGCGGGGAGACCCTCGACATGCTCCAGGCCATGTCCACCGGGCACGACGGCTCGCTGGCCACCGTGCACGCCAACAGCGCCGAGGACGCGCTGATGCGGCTCCAGACGCTCGCGTCCATGTCGGAGGTCGAGGTGCCCTTCGCCGCGCTCCAGGACCAGATCAACTCGGCCGTTGACGTCATCATCCAGCTCGCGCGGCTGGCCGACGGCTCGCGCAAGATCGTGGAGATCTCGATCCTCTCCTCGCACGGCCGCGAGACCTTCCAGCTCGCCACCGCCTCGCGCTTCGACGCCCGGCCCATGTCGGCCGACGGCCGGGTGCACGGCACCTTCGACCACCTGCCGCTGCCGCGCCGCTCCGCCGACCGGCTCTACCTGGCGGGGGAGCCGGTGCCGCCCGCCTTCGGCGTCGCACGCTCGGCCGACCAGCTCGCGACCAGGGAGGCCGTATGA
- a CDS encoding TadE/TadG family type IV pilus assembly protein produces MRRSAERDRGSSALEFAGMLPLLLLVAVAALQLGIVGYAVQQAGTGARAAARVASQEDAAAGYAAAGRAAMSGWTASRSGFALTQGGDEVEVTATVTIPSLIPGIDSFGEATRSAAMPTDEDEDDGE; encoded by the coding sequence CTGCGCCGGAGTGCGGAGCGCGACCGGGGTTCCAGCGCGCTGGAGTTCGCCGGGATGCTGCCGCTGCTGTTGCTCGTCGCCGTCGCCGCCCTCCAGCTCGGCATCGTCGGCTACGCCGTACAGCAGGCGGGCACCGGGGCGCGGGCCGCGGCGCGGGTGGCCTCGCAGGAGGACGCGGCGGCCGGCTACGCGGCGGCCGGGCGCGCGGCGATGTCCGGCTGGACGGCCTCGCGCAGCGGCTTCGCGCTGACCCAGGGAGGCGACGAGGTGGAGGTGACCGCCACCGTCACGATCCCCTCCCTCATCCCGGGCATCGACAGCTTCGGCGAGGCGACCCGCTCGGCCGCGATGCCCACCGACGAGGACGAGGACGACGGCGAGTGA
- the cpaB gene encoding Flp pilus assembly protein CpaB, with protein MNSRQRRGVILLVLSILCALAAFAGVLAVIRNVESKVGDETTAYELKEDVPAYRKLEEAQFTKVSMPERWLPETAVTDLSGIRGHIAVNPLKKGSLLQSDMMAKRPRLKAGEQEIAIMIDAETGVAGKINPGDRVNIYATFEGEQRSDAKSGNSTGNGKTPSESRVIVSQAKVIDVGKLTPLKDDGSRDERTRQRERDGVPITFALSTADAQRVAYAESFAEHVRLALVAPGDDAEVPEEDRTYTLPGDK; from the coding sequence ATGAACTCACGCCAGCGCCGCGGCGTCATATTGCTGGTCCTCTCGATCCTGTGCGCCCTCGCCGCGTTCGCCGGAGTGCTCGCCGTGATCAGGAACGTGGAGTCCAAGGTGGGCGACGAGACGACGGCCTACGAGCTGAAGGAGGACGTGCCCGCCTACCGGAAGCTGGAGGAGGCGCAGTTCACCAAGGTGTCCATGCCCGAGCGCTGGCTGCCGGAGACCGCCGTCACCGACCTGTCGGGCATCCGCGGCCACATCGCCGTCAACCCGCTCAAGAAGGGCTCGCTCCTCCAGTCCGACATGATGGCCAAGCGGCCCCGGCTGAAGGCGGGCGAGCAGGAGATCGCCATCATGATCGACGCGGAGACCGGCGTCGCCGGCAAGATCAACCCAGGTGACCGGGTCAACATCTACGCCACCTTCGAGGGCGAACAGCGCTCCGACGCCAAGAGCGGCAACAGCACCGGCAACGGCAAGACGCCCTCCGAGTCCCGCGTCATCGTCAGCCAGGCCAAGGTCATCGACGTCGGCAAGCTCACCCCGCTCAAGGACGACGGCAGCCGGGACGAGCGGACCCGTCAGCGCGAGCGGGACGGCGTGCCGATCACCTTCGCGCTCAGCACCGCCGACGCGCAGCGCGTCGCCTACGCCGAGTCGTTCGCCGAGCATGTGCGCCTCGCCCTCGTGGCGCCCGGCGACGACGCCGAGGTCCCCGAGGAGGACCGCACCTACACGCTCCCCGGAGACAAGTGA
- a CDS encoding DUF5936 domain-containing protein, translating into MVALALAALFGLAVYGAFAGIRMYRAETKLPPDLAVALEVGATRTSTGGQAVDRLGMRFAPLVLRLMGSAQVDKKRRRIDQAGNPGGLTIQRYAARRAVFGAFGIVMGLVGLSADSLVFTAMVLAFGWFAADMGIWQAIKDRRHVIERTLPDFLDVLAVVVSAGLGFRQALERVAERYEGPWADELRITLRQMDMGVSRRQAFDELRRRNASDQVDQFVTALQQGEELGAPIAETLIQIATDMRRTDAQNARRKAAKTVPKATMTTIAFLLPGTLILIAATFVLGSDTDFGSVLGG; encoded by the coding sequence GTGGTCGCTCTCGCACTCGCCGCCCTGTTCGGCCTCGCGGTGTACGGGGCCTTCGCCGGCATCCGCATGTACCGCGCCGAGACGAAGCTGCCGCCCGACCTCGCCGTCGCACTGGAGGTCGGCGCCACCCGCACCAGCACCGGAGGCCAGGCCGTCGACCGGCTCGGCATGCGCTTCGCCCCCCTCGTGCTGCGGCTGATGGGGTCCGCCCAGGTCGACAAGAAGCGCCGCAGAATCGACCAGGCCGGCAACCCCGGCGGGCTCACCATCCAGCGCTACGCCGCGCGCCGCGCCGTCTTCGGCGCGTTCGGCATCGTCATGGGGCTCGTCGGCCTCTCCGCCGACAGCCTGGTGTTCACCGCGATGGTGCTGGCCTTCGGCTGGTTCGCCGCCGACATGGGCATCTGGCAGGCCATCAAGGACCGCCGCCACGTCATCGAACGCACCTTGCCGGACTTCCTCGACGTCCTCGCCGTCGTCGTCTCCGCCGGACTCGGCTTCCGCCAGGCGCTGGAGCGCGTCGCCGAACGCTACGAGGGCCCCTGGGCCGACGAACTGCGCATCACCCTGCGCCAGATGGACATGGGCGTCAGCCGCCGCCAGGCGTTCGACGAGCTGCGCCGCCGCAACGCCAGCGATCAGGTCGACCAGTTCGTCACCGCGCTCCAGCAGGGCGAGGAGCTGGGCGCGCCCATCGCCGAGACACTGATCCAGATCGCCACCGACATGCGGCGCACCGACGCGCAGAACGCCCGCCGAAAGGCGGCGAAAACGGTCCCCAAGGCCACGATGACCACCATCGCCTTCCTGCTGCCCGGCACCCTGATCCTGATCGCCGCCACGTTCGTCCTCGGCTCCGACACGGACTTCGGCTCGGTGCTGGGGGGCTGA